Proteins encoded in a region of the Homo sapiens chromosome 9, GRCh38.p14 Primary Assembly genome:
- the S1PR3 gene encoding sphingosine 1-phosphate receptor 3, which translates to MATALPPRLQPVRGNETLREHYQYVGKLAGRLKEASEGSTLTTVLFLVICSFIVLENLMVLIAIWKNNKFHNRMYFFIGNLALCDLLAGIAYKVNILMSGKKTFSLSPTVWFLREGSMFVALGASTCSLLAIAIERHLTMIKMRPYDANKRHRVFLLIGMCWLIAFTLGALPILGWNCLHNLPDCSTILPLYSKKYIAFCISIFTAILVTIVILYARIYFLVKSSSRKVANHNNSERSMALLRTVVIVVSVFIACWSPLFILFLIDVACRVQACPILFKAQWFIVLAVLNSAMNPVIYTLASKEMRRAFFRLVCNCLVRGRGARASPIQPALDPSRSKSSSSNNSSHSPKVKEDLPHTAPSSCIMDKNAALQNGIFCN; encoded by the coding sequence ATGGCAACTGCCCTCCCGCCGCGTCTCCAGCCGGTGCGGGGGAACGAGACCCTGCGGGAGCATTACCAGTACGTGGGGAAGTTGGCGGGCAGGCTGAAGGAGGCCTCCGAGGGCAGCACGCTCACCACCGTGCTCTTCTTGGTCATCTGCAGCTTCATCGTCTTGGAGAACCTGATGGTTTTGATTGCCATCTGGAAAAACAATAAATTTCACAACCGCATGTACTTTTTCATTGGCAACCTGGCTCTCTGCGACCTGCTGGCCGGCATCGCTTACAAGGTCAACATTCTGATGTCTGGCAAGAAGACGTTCAGCCTGTCTCCCACGGTCTGGTTCCTCAGGGAGGGCAGTATGTTCGTGGCCCTTGGGGCGTCCACCTGCAGCTTACTGGCCATCGCCATCGAGCGGCACTTGACAATGATCAAAATGAGGCCTTACGACGCCAACAAGAGGCACCGCGTCTTCCTCCTGATCGGGATGTGCTGGCTCATTGCCTTCACGCTGGGCGCCCTGCCCATTCTGGGCTGGAACTGCCTGCACAATCTCCCTGACTGCTCTACCATCCTGCCCCTCTACTCCAAGAAGTACATTGCCTTCTGCATCAGCATCTTCACGGCCATCCTGGTGACCATCGTGATCCTCTACGCACGCATCTACTTCCTGGTGAAGTCCAGCAGCCGTAAGGTGGCCAACCACAACAACTCGGAGCGGTCCATGGCACTGCTGCGGACCGTGGTGATTGTGGTGAGCGTGTTCATCGCCTGCTGGTCCCCACTCTTCATCCTCTTCCTCATTGATGTGGCCTGCAGGGTGCAGGCGTGCCCCATCCTCTTCAAGGCTCAGTGGTTCATCGTGTTGGCTGTGCTCAACTCCGCCATGAACCCGGTCATCTACACGCTGGCCAGCAAGGAGATGCGGCGGGCCTTCTTCCGTCTGGTCTGCAACTGCCTGGTCAGGGGACGGGGGGCCCGCGCCTCACCCATCCAGCCTGCGCTCGACCCAAGCAGAAGTAAATCAAGCAGCAGCAACAATAGCAGCCACTCTCCGAAGGTCAAGGAAGACCTGCCCCACACAGCCCCCTCATCCTGCATCATGGACAAGAACGCAGCACTTCAGAATGGGATCTTCTGCAACTGA
- the LOC124902206 gene encoding uncharacterized protein LOC124902206, whose protein sequence is MRPRNWLEIPRNCAKYMQLHLGIHESMTSRAQPPPPHLPFLLLPCWPQTAMHGCMKEDLNLDLFYPPLPFFSPLFCLHLLLSLSSPTGFSVISHSGFPQSLWSSCPVLVLFVLDLTSYSIQDHPPWLMPQPANSQILHVCLTSYLAVKPKPREESQGAQHRANLRVYRDADPFLINVSICVYVYTYAIHIHKSWYKVAIFLAAIKCASFKTVHLLLANL, encoded by the coding sequence ATGAGGCCAAGAAACTGGCTAGAAATCCCAAGAAACTGTGCCAAGTATATGCAGCTGCACCTGGGAATACACGAAAGCATGACATCACGAGCACAGCCTCCTCCACCAcaccttccctttctcctccttccctgctgGCCTCAGACAGCTATGCATGGCTGCATGAAGGAAGATCTAAATCTGGACTTGTTTtatcctccccttcccttcttctcaCCTTTATTCTGCCTccaccttcttctttctttgtcttccccCACTGGCTTCTCTGTCATTTCCCACAGTGGGTTCCCCCAATCCCTGTGGTCCTCATGTCCTGTTCTTGTTCTCTTTGTGCTGGATCTCACATCCTACAGCATCCAGGACCATCCTCCATGGCTGATGCCACAGCCTGCCAATTCCCAAATTCTTCACGTTTGTTTGACTTCCTACTTAGCTGTAAAACCAAAGCCCAGGGAGGAGTCCCAAGGTGCACAACACAGAGCCAATCTGCGTGTGTACAGAGATGCAGATCCGTTTTTAATCAATGTAAGTATAtgcgtatatgtatatacatatgcaattCACATTCACAAGTCCTGGTATAAAGTTGCAATTTTTCTGGCTGCTATAAAATGTGCCAGTTTTAAAACTGTGCATTTGTTGCTTGCAaacttataa